A window of Oryctolagus cuniculus chromosome 2, mOryCun1.1, whole genome shotgun sequence genomic DNA:
ACTCACAGGAAATGACCAGAACAAGCAATGTCACTAaggcagaaaatagattagtGCTTGGCAGGGACGCGAGGGTGGAGCCTGGAGGTGAGGCAGCTTAGCGAGTGACTCGTGACAGGTACAGGGCTTTCTTTTGGGGGTGATGAAAATGGTCTAAGAGAGTGGTGATGATAATACAACTTTGTGCATATGCTAAAACCCACTAAAGATGTACTTTAAAAATGGTGGATTTTATGAATGGAAtctcattaaaaagaaaacagagtatATATAAATGAGTGTGTGGCATAGGACCCCATTgtaaagaggggctggcactgtgtcgtacagttaagtcactgcctgcaacactggcatcccatgagggtgccggcttgaggttcaagtcctggctgctcttatgccaatccagctccctgagaatgcacctggaaaagctgtgaaatatggcccaagtgtttgggcccctgccatccatgtaggagacccagatggagttctaggcccctggttttggcctggctcagccatggctgttgtgttcatttggggagtgaaccaaaggatggaagctctctctctctctctgtaactctttcaaataaataaataaagagtagtAGTACCTAGTGTATTTGTGTAAAACAAGGGATAAAGGATAGTAATGCTAACAATACTGATTTCCATGTGTACTTCACATTCATATGTGTTCTAGAAAAACACATATTGCTTTCCTAATAGAAAAGTTTGGCAAGAAAAGTTACTACAGACAAAATAAAACTACGTGCAGACTGTTCATTTAGGCTCTCCAGGGACAGTTTTTCTAGCCTAGACAGTCCAAAAAAGTGGTTAACACAGCAGCTTGGGAGCCCCACGGCTGGTAGCCAAAAAATGGCCTTGCTGCTGACTATCTGTAACCTGGGACATGTGACTTCCTAGCTGTGGGCCTCAACTTTCTCACCTGGAAAGTGGCATCAACCTCATATGGACTTCACAGCGCCGTGAGAAACCAGTGGGTTAGTTCATCTGGGTGCTTGCAGCAGTGTCTCGCACACTGTGCACAAGCAGTTGGTGGGCGTCAGTCATTCCTGCAGACGCAGCTGGGGGCCTCCCTGAGGCCTGTCAGGAACCCGGTAGTGCTTGCTGTCATAGCAATGCagtggcctcagccccagccaaggTCACTCGGCCTGGGGGCAAATGTCTGGAGGAATAATCAGCCTCCCCTGGCCTCCCCTAGGGGAGGAGAAGGCTGCAGCCGCTTGCACTGTGCCCTCAGAGGCCCTGAGGACAGGAAAGGGCTTGGCTGTGCTTTGAGGACTAGGAAGCTGGCTGCTGGCGTGTTGCTTTCCACCTTCTCTGCTCCTGTTCCCCGCAAGGTCTCGAGCGACAGGCATGCTCGGAGAGGTTCAGAGCAGATCTCTCCGGAGTTCCTTCCTTTCTGCTTCCTCCTCAACCGAGCACCCACTGGTAGTACCCAAATGCTAAGCTGGGCCCCGGCTGACTGCCTGCTGGGCTTCGTTAACTTCTGCTTTTCTCCCCTCGAGAGTTCACAGTGGCCTGTGGGTCACAGTCAGCCCTATGGCGGGCAGGGATGGATACCCACAAAGGCAGCGAGCCAATCACGATCATCCCCCCAGCACTCTCAGATGAATGACTGAGCCCCACAAAGAGGGACCCACTTGTCTGAGACCACCCAGGGGGCCGACGCCAGAGCCAGGCCTCCTGATCCTCTGTGATTTTCCTTGTAGTACGTTGATGCTCCAATTAGGAACCCCAGGACCCCAGGCAGACAAGGGGGAGGGGCGCAGCCAGGGGCAGAATGAGAAACAGGTATGTCCAAACAGAACGACTTTCTCGGGGAACTGCAAGTGTTTCTGCTTGGAAGGCTGGAGGCAGACAAGAGACGCAGGGAACAGATCTGGAGAGAGCAGTGTACGCAGTGCTGGAAAGCTTAGACCTTTAGActctgggtgggagagaggaggtcAGATTTTAATTTCAGGAAGCCTTCCAGGTAGCCGGGTTAGGCAAGGCGATGGGAGACTTGATAGTGAAAGGCTTCTCCTGGTACTGCCTCATTGGTGGGAGTGGCAGGCCTGGGCATATATGTGGCTTACCACTTGGGGTAGCCAACAGTAGCAAACCCAAGCTCTTGCCGAATATGGCTTCCTTGGCAGGTCAGATAGCAGGTAGCTGCTCTGGGGGAACCCACGAGTGGTGAGCCCAAACTGCCAgccggcaggggtggggggcgtggGTGGTGTACATGTGTACGCGCGCACTGTGTGAGCACGTGCATGTTGGGTGGGACAAGGGTGCgggtgggggctggaggcagctgggcCTTCTAAGCCCATGACACAAACTTCTGTGACTGCGAACCTGTCCAGGCTCCTTCCGACTGAGGCAGTGTCTGTGGCCTAACAGCAGGTAGGGGGAATGGGCCTGTGAAGAGAAGCACAGCAGCTGCCCAAAGACAAGGGAAAATGCGTGGAGTTCTGAACCGCACCACCTGATAGGAGAGGGGATAAAGTGAGATAAATCCTAGAGGCCATACTCACTGCTCCAAGAACTTCTCCCATCCAGGCCTCTCTTGCTGTATTTTTAACCTTCAGCCTCCTAGTAGCTCCTTATTATCTACCTTTCCCCTCACTCTTCCTTCAggtttttccctctttccctccaccGCGCCAAGTATCTGCACGGTCCACACGCCTATCTCCACTTCCTTACCTCCCAGGCCCTCCTCCTCTCACTGCAATCTGGCTTCCTCCAACACTCTTACAAAACTGTTCCCCAGGCATACCCATTCCATTGAAACTGTCTTCCCCAGTGTTCCTTTGGTCTCCTAAATGACTGGGGGaaggattaaaaaaaactattaaaatttagtttttaaaatttaactgtgAACATGTCACTTTTTGTTTTATGTGTGTATCTAGATTTCTGCTTGTATGTAAACAAGCATAATGATTAGTATACATATATAGAATTTATAAACATGTAATAAGGGTCCAGGTCAGAGGCTTATTATTGAAGGTGTATACCTCAGAAAACATTTGGAGAGCAGTGGTTTTCAGAATGAAGCTCAAAGCCTCTATTATGGCAGTCAAGGCTGTTGATAATTTAGTCTCAAATGACTTTGTGGCTTCTTCTGGCTACTTTTCCTCCCTTTACGACGTGTCCTGCTCTAACTGCAATCGGCTACTAGACATTTTCCATGTGTACCACAGCATCACCAGGTCTAAGTGTTTTGCACATTGCAGGTGATCACTGGTCAACTCTTCAGCATTATTGGCACTCTATCACCCCTGCATCTTCCCCCTTTGGCTTCTCTCCGCTGCTTCAACTGCTCCTTTGGTCTTCTTTACCGCCTGTCCCCTCTTGTGTTCACTCTACAAATATCTACTGAGCCCATCTGTTCCAGGCAGTAGATTACAGTCACCAAGACAAGTAGGTCCCTGGCCCAAGGAGATACCTCGAAACTCAATCTcaaccccctctcccccttcttcaTCTGGCTCCATGTCACTCTCACTTCCCTATAGCTTCTCTCCCATTTCTTGCTACTGGGTAAATTCTACTTCCACATATGTCACCATGCTCTCCCTTCTGCCATCTTTTCTGACCACCGCACCCACTTTCAggctctctcactgtcactggcCCCTTTGTACTGCATTCCTATTGATCTCTTTCCAACCCATGTTAGGGCTTGCTGCTTCTTCAtgtagttttcttaaaaaatatttttaagctgaCACATTAACAGACTTACACATTTATGGGGTGCAGTGTGACATTCCAATACAGATACACTATGTGTAATGACCAGATCAGGGTAATTTGCATATTCATCACTTCATTTATCACTTGTGTAAGCAATTGAGGTAATGTTCTAATAGCTATTCCTGTCATTTCTCTTCAAGCTGAAATTGACCTTCTGCCTTTtagctttaattatttaaaaaattaacaccgTTGCTCCTTTAAGAGGTGTTGGTGGGAGTAGGTTGAGGAAAATTTGAGGCCTCCTGTCCAGTGGGGGCACAAACTGCCTGACCTGACAAGTTTCACCAACTCTTTAGACTATCTGGCTTGGTGTCTTGAGGGTTCAAGCTCATTATCCACCCTTGCCCTGCTTTGTGTTCACGGATTCCAGCAGACACTGTACCCATTTCTGTGTCtttaagccccccccccccacctgtctCCAGTCCTCAGCCAACTCTTCCCTCAGCTCAGCATTTAACATGCATTGTTTGGTTCCCTAAAAATTATGGTATCTCTTGCGGAGATATTCTGGGCAACCCCCATGACCCCAAAGTGGCCTCTTGTAAAGTGTGCTCTGAGCACTGCTCTGCTTTACAGAGGGGCTCGCGGGCCCAGGAAAGTGACCGAGTCAAAATGTGAATGCAGGTCTAATTCCAGAATGGGGGTTCCTGCCAGCGACTGCCTGCCTGACCCCGTGGTGGGTGTGTAGAGTCTGGCAGACCCCAACCTTACCTCCAGGGGCTCCCAGAACCAAGCCCGCAGCTCAGGAGGAAGGAGCAGCCGTCCTGTAGAGAAGCCTCAACGAACATTTACGGGGATAACTCTCCCCTCCCTCAGGAATTCCGCGCCCTTAGTGATCTCCCGCAGAGCCTGGGTTTGAACTTCCCATCTTGGAACCTAATTGTCTATGGTCTTGCTTGTTTCTAGTATTGGCTTTGCCTAGCAAAAACTCTTTCTTCAGGCCCAGCCTAGTCTCTGAGGGGTGGACTAGACTGCCAGGCCTTCCCAGCTAGATCTCCCTCATCCACTTTTAGAGAGACCAGCAGCCCTGAAACCGAAGTCCCTCAGGGACCTTGGTTAAAAACGAAGCTTTGTGACTGGTTTTGGGATGGGCCCCAGGAAGCCACATTTCTAACACCCAGGTCATTTTTAGGTTGTGGTCAATGGATGTCTATATTCCTGCCCCATTTAGGCAGGATTATTTCCTGCCATGATTCTCGAGCATTGCACACAGCTGAAGAATTAGAAACTGGGCCTCTTTTGTTTCTGGATACACCACTTGGCAGGTGTATTAACAGCCTGACAGGCTGCTTGCCACAGGTGCATGTTCCACGTGTGTCCCACATGCTCCTGATGTGCAACCAAAGACCCCTGGTTCCCCACCACCAGCCTGCAGCTGttgccctcctcccaccccagcccacagcgtgggctccctccttccccacccacctacccaccccttcccttccctccccccaggctcctcccacctCAGTTTTTTTGTCGTTGTTCCTGGCTAAGTTTTTCATGTGAGATGGGGGGTAGGGAGACTGGCTAGAGGGCGAGGACGCTCTGCCAGTCATCGGAGGTCCTAGTGAATGGGCACTTTCTCCACCAGAGAAAACCTGCTTTCCTACCAGAGAAATGGGCAGAGGCCTCTCTCTGGAACTTGGGAGATGTcactgggagtgggggtggggcaaaaTAGCCCAAAGCAGGCCCAACCTGCCTGGGGTTCCTTTGTTGCCGCACAGAGGGAATGGAATCTTACCCATAAGGTGAGAAGAGCCGGAGAGAATGACCGCGGACCGGCCCCCCCCTTCTCCCGCTTCCCTCCAAACACCTACCGctaaaaggggaagaaaaaaaagcacCAACAAAGAGTTTAAGATAGCAATTCCCAGCTTTTTCAAATATGAAGCATATTTTAACcaatccatttttaattcttaaattctTGACGTTACAGAACTAAACTGAAATTTATTAACATTCCACTCTTACATTTCTTATcgacaaacagaaataaaattcatgagccaaaaaacccaaaacaaaactaaaaacagGGAAAAGCTTATAAAACTAAATATGGATCCCAGCATTAACAGCTGAACAgagaatgtgatttttaaattcttagcGGATGATAAAGTGTAGAAACTGAACacttacaaattatttaaaaccTGGAATCACTGACCAGAAATTACACAGTTGGatcatgggaaaacagcagaaagggGTTATGAGTGAACCTACACTGTTCTAGCTGCACCCCATGCCCTTCTCAGAGGAAAGCCTGGCATTGATTAGATACTGGGCCAGACTAATACTGGCAGCAGAGCCAGTGATAGTAACCTGCCTACCAGAAGAGCCTTCCACTGGGTTGGCAATTTTGATCTGGGCCCCCGACATCTGGCGGATCTCATTAATGTTGGCGCCTTGGCGCCCGATTATGCAGCCAATTAAGTTATTTGGAATGGTGAGTTCATGGGTGGTTTGAGTAGATGCATCCAAACTTGCCCAATAGCCTTTCACCTCTGGAGAGCTGGAGTCAATTCCGGCGAATCCGGTCCCGCCGTGCATCATGGCAAAGTGAGACTGTTGTCTTGCCACCTGGTTCAGCTTGGCCAGATCGAGCGGAGAAATGGTGTGTTGTCCTTGAATCGAGTAGGCATCTAGAGGTGGTCCCTCCAGGTCATGGGTGGCGTGGGGGTAGCCCGCAGCGTCGCTGCAGCGATCTTGGCCGCCCGCGCAGATGACCGGAGAGCTGGCCGGCATGGGCTGGTACGGAATGGTCATGACTCTCCCTTGCGGAGACTGGGAGAGCGTCTCCAGCATGACCAGGCAGATCTGCTTGACACACTCGGTGACAGACTGCGGCACGCCCGCGATGGTGATGGCCCGCTCGGTCGAGTTGGGCAGCATATCCCCCGCCACCTGGACCTGGGCCCCCGTGCTCTCGCGGATCTCTTTGATCTTACACCCGCCTTTCCCGATCAGGGAGCCGCACTGGGTGGCCGGCACCACCAGCCGCAGGGTCACCGGGGGCCGGCTGGCCGCCGTGCTGTTGGTCATGGAGCTGTTGATATCTTCCTCCAGCTTGTCGATGATCATAGCGAATGCCTTGAAGATGGCATTAGTGGGGCCGGTCAGAGTGATGATTCGCTCCGGACAATTCCCCTCCGAGATGTTGATCCGCGCGCCACTCTCCTCGCGGATCCTCTTAACCGACTCCCCTTTCTTCCCAATGATGCTTCCTACTTCCTTTCCGTGCATAAGAAGCCGAATGGTGAGAGTCACATTTAGTCCGCTTTCAGTCACACCGGCATCCATGGCGAGCGGCGGGCGGCGTTCGGGGGAGTTGGGCTCGTTACGTGGTCAAGTCTTTGGTggctggcggggggaggggaggtgtagGCCCAAAACTGCCGGCGCGAGGCGAGCGAGGGCCGCGGGAGCGAGCGGGCGCGGGCGGGAGGCCGCGGCGTCGTCGcaggggcgggcggcggcggcggagggggCGAGCGGGGCCGGgagcggcgggcgggcgggtgggCGAGGGCGCGGCGGTGGCGACTCCGGCGGCAGCCTCGGCGGTCTGGGCGGGGCGGGAAGCCCGCTTTCAACCCCGCGTACCCTCTGACCCCGGAAGTGCTTGCTGCGCAGGACCCCTTGAAAAAAAATGAGGACCCGTGGTTTTTAGGTCACAAGATTGCGCCAAGCCCCACGcggtacttaaaaaaaaaaaaaactaacgcTGCGGTACTGACAATAAAGCACACGGGGAACGGAAAGTGTGagtccggcaaagttttaaaatgacCGTGAATTTTATTAACGCTAACGGCACCGGAGGATGACTGGAAATATTGGTGTTGTGTATGAAGGACACGCTTTATTTTTCTGCCCTAGCAAAGGAGTTTTCTGTCCGGAGCGACACGGGCAGCCCTGGCGGTAACTGCAGGCAGCTGCCGGGACGCCGCGGGTTTAAAACGTGCGCGTGAGGTGGCCAGGGCGCGTGCGCGAGGGTGGGGGCGACGGGAGGGGCCGCTGCTGTCTtccgggggggaggggcggcgagGCGAGGCTGGAGGGGCGGGCGCGGGCGGGCACGTGGGGGCCTTTCGTCCCCGGCGTCCGGGCGCCCCGCTCTAGCCCCCACCCCTGTCCCAGCCCCGCGGCGGCGGCCGGTGAGCCGAAAGGCCGAAACCCACCCCGCCGCCGCCTGAGTCTGGGCTCTGCGGACCGTTTGTAGGGCATACTGGAAACGtggccataaaaaaagaatggcgTCCATTTACATAATGCTTTGTTTGCATTTTGCAACTTTCTTTCGGTGAAACCCACAGaaacccctcctcctgcccttgtGTCGTTTCTACCGCAGCGGCCTCGTCAGACATTTGAAACAATGGTGTAGTTCTGTGCTGAGCGGGCGCGGACCAGGGCTTTGGGTTGTTTCTGCGCCTTTTGCGCGCGGCCCACGCCCCCGAGGCTGCCTTTCAGCCCTTTGCCTTCCGCGCGGCCGCCGCGCCCCGCTTCTCCGGGGGCGGCCCCCGGCGGCGGCGCCCGCCATCTTGGGCAGCTTTTCTGCCGTTGCTTGCGCAAAGGAAATGTCGCTCGAGACGCTGGCGCGTCCGAGTTATGGTTTTTGccccctgcctttcttcctctggCTAAGCCAGACGAGGAAAGACGGTGTGCGCCAAGTTCATCAAGAGACCAGGGGAGAA
This region includes:
- the PCBP1 gene encoding poly(rC)-binding protein 1 produces the protein MDAGVTESGLNVTLTIRLLMHGKEVGSIIGKKGESVKRIREESGARINISEGNCPERIITLTGPTNAIFKAFAMIIDKLEEDINSSMTNSTAASRPPVTLRLVVPATQCGSLIGKGGCKIKEIRESTGAQVQVAGDMLPNSTERAITIAGVPQSVTECVKQICLVMLETLSQSPQGRVMTIPYQPMPASSPVICAGGQDRCSDAAGYPHATHDLEGPPLDAYSIQGQHTISPLDLAKLNQVARQQSHFAMMHGGTGFAGIDSSSPEVKGYWASLDASTQTTHELTIPNNLIGCIIGRQGANINEIRQMSGAQIKIANPVEGSSGRQVTITGSAASISLAQYLINARLSSEKGMGCS